A window of the Sabethes cyaneus chromosome 1, idSabCyanKW18_F2, whole genome shotgun sequence genome harbors these coding sequences:
- the LOC128734737 gene encoding NIF3-like protein 1, producing MFNLYNSAKSIFNIDRAETFKTIPVVRKMAGATLAVVVEKLNDFAPENLAEKWDNVGLLIEPYTKRNISKILLTNDLTENVMSEALARSSDMIISYHPPIFAPLKRITQKSWKERIVSICLENKIALYSPHTSWDSVTNGVNDWLASALPLASAQPVLENLSNPSFGAGRICVVQGEITLGAAVDRIKAYTKLKDIKLAIAVNRNIESPIRTFAVCAGSGINVLKGVKADLYITGEMFHHDVLDANHQNIHVILLNHSNSERGYLPIFRQILLNMLKEYQGIQIDLSEQDIDPLQTY from the exons ATGTTCAATTTATACAACTCGGCTAAAAGCATTTTTAATATTGACCGGGCGGAAACATTTAAAACCATCCCCGTTGTGCGTAAAATGGCAGGAGCAACTTTGGCGGTGGTAGTAGAGAAGTTAAACGATTTTGCACCTGAGAATCTGGCTGAAAAGTGGGATAATGTAGGCTTGTTAATCGAACCTTACACTAAAAG GAACATCAGTAAAATTTTATTAACGAATGATCTTACAGAGAACGTTATGAGCGAAGCATTGGCTAGAAGTTCCGACATGATTATTTCGTATCATCCGCCAATTTTTGCACCGCTGAAAAGAATTACGCAAAAATCATGGAAAGAACGGATAGTTTCGATTTGCCTAGAAAATAAAATTGCTCTATATTCACCACATACTAGTTGGGATAGCGTTACGAATGGAGTAAATGACTGGCTAGCATCAGCTCTGCCTCTTGCCAGCGCGCAACCCGTTTTAGAAAATTTATCTAATCCATCATTTGGTGCCGGAAGAATATGTGTTGTTCAAGGTGAAATAACATTAGGCGCTGCAGTTGATCGCATTAAAGCATATACTAAACTAAAGGACATAAAATTAGCAATCGCTGTCAACCGAAACATCGAGTCCCCAATTCGTACATTTGCCGTTTGCGCCGGGTCTGGCATAAATGTGCTTAAAGGAGTAAAGGCAGATTTATATATTACAG GTGAAATGTTTCATCATGATGTGTTGGATGCAAATCATCAAAACATCCATGTGATTTTACTGAATCATAGCAATTCAGAACGAGGATACCTACCGATATTTCGACAGATTCTGCTTAATATGCTGAaagaatatcagggaattcagaTTGATTTATCCGAACAGGATATCGATCCATTGCAGACTTATTGA